In Cyprinus carpio isolate SPL01 chromosome A14, ASM1834038v1, whole genome shotgun sequence, a single window of DNA contains:
- the LOC109066269 gene encoding synaptopodin-like translates to MECKHEPARRGDSWGGPTTTTSSTLNKTGANTSLERHSTNIMEKDDHCRVKTMPGLTSCQMERKTNLSRSASLSEKELKEARTKSQIIAAQLQANSNSKGVQLFNRRRQRVNAFTLVSVGGGRVEASKNVIDSSFESPRTWDKHHSTEDQDKELNRRNLTWSAGRICSTGSDMEDASEVTREDVAEESGQDRHFLPVNEKDEELSEDLSEHVKDEVTLRSDNTPAVMDRTGQDEAEDNGAHNKEIPNGYSAQCNGKADKTVTKQPTIMNRTARPFFSPTTVGSSEVMDVPPAPSYDSTAHFEPSTYQVHPRPVFSPPPPPPSYPTPPLPSFSSPPPPNTAHAPSPQPSSYYIRPYAPRPTFVPNLLSEKRSVTPIRTGILDEGQARRATRKSMFTFQEKPKVAPNPELLSLVQCGDEKKKKPQPDAGQEEELLALGAEASNFLAKDEDIHEEAAVPEWASSLKSSRTRARIEHKPEQTLTDASGKGAELFAKRQSRMERYVHGSKDPRSPSPTMSLPPSWVYPSNMPGRVKAIVNSSNISTQISKTLQAQQATQKKTVPAKTASPVPAPPPEIPLENGCTKIEMELSKHQPYQLNSSLFIFNPTKDPYSTLPRAAPAPKSAVTAHSFSRQSSLPTSSLPSPYSPMPAYRSDHCFSPPMTPLSPITAGSVSSPVSPLAPERVASPRSGVQAPRPTFSTKKAGISPQVWKPSSFEETPAPINSPGSTTPTSRTPNLTRRFTSPEVLSSTVRSPSSPLVTSTSSSPIYKPTLISPSPQPIHKPVSTCPSPSRIHKPIATTASAGTLFRPTATSPVSPHWETRCQSPAVSQDTKANHRILAKNIINAAKRKNSLSPGALSSRNLPISPVSGQIMPYEHKPVSPFQPRMLGAQSPTLTSPSPTRMIHSPVQLYNTRSLTDSDASVESEDSGLRSPGVRSYNTCPRGWTSSLQVKRGGVPEDL, encoded by the exons ATCCTCCACCCTCAACAAGACAGGAGCAAACACATCCCTGGAGAGGCACAGTACTAACATCATGGAGAAGGATGACCACTGCAGGGTCAAAACAATGCCAGGCTTGACCTCCTGCCAGATGGAGCGGAAAACAA ACCTCAGCAGAAGTGCCAGTTTGTCGGAGAAGGAGCTGAAGGAGGCACGGACCAAGAGTCAGATCATTGCTGCTCAGCTCCAGGCCAATTCCAACTCTAAAGGCGTCCAACTTTTCAACCGGCGCAGACAGAGAGTGAACGCTTTCACACTCGTAAGCGTTGGAGGAGGGAGAGTGGAAGCATCCAAGAATGTAATTGATTCATCTTTTGAAAGTCCACGGACATGGGACAAACATCACTCGACTGAGGACCAGGACAAAGAGTTGAATCGTAGAAACCTCACGTGGTCGGCCGGCAGAATCTGCAGTACTGGGAGTGACATGGAAGATGCTAGTGAGGTTACACGGGAGGATGTAGCAGAAGAAAGTGGCCAAGACAGACACTTTCTCCCTGTCAACGAGAAGGATGAGGAGCTCTCAGAAGACCTCTCAGAGCATGTGAAGGATGAGGTTACTCTTAGAAGTGATAATACCCCTGCTGTTATGGACAGAACTGGACAAGATGAAGCTGAAGACAATGGAGCACACAATAAAGAAATCCCAAATGGATACAGTGCACAATGCAATGGAAAAGCAGATAAGACAGTGACTAAACAGCCCACCATCATGAACAGAACAGCTCGCCCATTTTTCTCCCCAACAACAGTAGGATCCTCTGAAGTCATGGACGTCCCTCCAGCCCCATCTTATGACTCTACAGCACACTTTGAACCTTCAACTTACCAAGTGCACCCAAGACCTGTTTTCTCTCCACCACCACCTCCACCTTCATATCCAACTCCTCCTCTCCCCAGCTTCTCCAGCCCTCCTCCACCTAACACAGCCCATGCTCCCTCACCTCAGCCTTCTTCTTACTACATCCGCCCATATGCCCCCAGGCCTACATTTGTCCCAAACCTCTTGAGTGAGAAGAGATCTGTCACTCCCATCAGAACTGGCATCCTTGACGAGGGCCAGGCTCGCAGAGCGACCCGCAAGTCGATGTTCACATTTCAGGAGAAGCCAAAAGTTGCTCCGAATCCCGAACTCCTGTCCTTAGTGCAGTGTGgagatgaaaagaagaaaaaaccccAGCCAGATGCAGGGCAGGAAGAGGAGCTACTGGCTCTTGGGGCTGAAGCCTCAAACTTCCTGGCCAAGGATGAGGATATTCACGAGGAAGCTGCGGTGCCAGAGTGGGCTTCGAGTTTGAAAAGCTCCAGGACACGTGCCAGGATAGAGCACAAGCCTGAGCAAACCCTGACCGATGCTTCAGGAAAAGGAGCCGAACTGTTTGCCAAACGCCAGTCGAGGATGGAAAGGTATGTCCATGGCAGCAAGGACCCGAGATCGCCCTCTCCTACCATGTCCTTGCCTCCTTCGTGGGTGTATCCATCCAACATGCCCGGTCGAGTGAAGGCCATAGTAAACTCCTCCAATATAAGTACACAAATTTCAAAAACACTTCAAGCTCAGCAGGCAACTCAGAAAAAGACTGTCCCTGCCAAAACGGCATCACCTGTTCCAGCTCCACCTCCAGAAATACCCTTGGAGAACGGCTGCACTAAAATCGAGATGGAGCTGTCCAAACATCAGCCATACCAGCTCAACTCATCCCTCTTCATCTTCAACCCAACAAAAGATCCCTACAGCACTCTTCCCAGAGCTGCCCCAGCTCCTAAATCTGCCGTGACCGCTCACTCCTTCTCCAGACAATCATCCCTTCCAACAAGCTCGTTGCCATCTCCGTACAGCCCCATGCCCGCCTATCGGTCAGACCATTGCTTTTCACCTCCTATGACGCCTCTTAGTCCCATCACAGCAGGCAGTGTCAGTTCCCCAGTGTCACCTTTAGCTCCAGAACGTGTGGCTTCACCTCGCTCTGGCGTCCAAGCTCCACGTCCCACGTTCTCCACCAAAAAAGCTGGTATCAGCCCACAGGTGTGGAAACCCTCTTCATTC GAGGAGACCCCGGCACCAATCAATAGCCCTGGCTCCACCACCCCAACCTCCAGGACGCCCAACCTCACTAGACGCTTCACAAGCCCTGAGGTGCTTTCCAGCACTGTCCGGTCCCCCAGCAGCCCTCTAGTGACCTCTACATCATCCAGCCCAATCTACAAGCCCACACTCATCTCCCCTTCACCCCAGCCCATCCATAAGCCCGTCTCGACATGCCCTTCCCCAAGCCGTATCCACAAGCCCATTGCAACCACTGCATCTGCAGGTACCCTCTTTAGGCCGACCGCCACCTCTCCTGTGTCTCCACACTGGGAAACCAGGTGCCAGTCCCCAGCTGTCAGCCAGGACACCAAAGCCAACCACCGCATTTTGGCCAAAAACATCATCAATGCCGCCAAGCGGAAAAACAGTCTATCTCCCGGGGCGCTGAGCAGCCGCAATCTACCCATCTCCCCAGTGAGTGGCCAGATCATGCCTTACGAACACAAACCAGTCAGTCCATTTCAGCCACGGATGCTGGGGGCTCAATCGCCCACCCTTACCAGTCCCTCTCCCACCCGCATGATCCACTCTCCGGTGCAGTTGTACAACACCCGCTCGCTGACTGACTCTGATGCCTCGGTCGAGTCTGAGGATTCAGGTCTGCGCTCTCCTGGAGTGCGCAGCTACAATACCTGCCCCCGTGGCTGGACCAGCAGTCTGCAGGTGAAGAGGGGAGGCGTGCCTGAAGATCTGTAG
- the LOC109066267 gene encoding tetraspanin-17, which produces MSRKQHHFKGAEVSCCVKYFLFGFNIIFWLLGAAFLSIGLWAWAEKGVLSNISSITDLGGFDPVWLFIVVGGVMFILGFAGCIGALRENTFLLKFFSVFLGLIFFLELTAGILAFVFKDWIKDQLNFFINNNVKAYRDDIDLQNLIDFAQEYWSCCGAHGPNDWNLNIYFNCTDSNPSRERCGVPFSCCVKDPAEDVLNTQCGYDVRLQGELDQQKYIYTKGCVGQFEKWLQDNLIIVAGIFVGIALLQIFGICLAQNLVSDIRAVKANW; this is translated from the exons ATGAGcagaaaacagcatcattttAAAGGAGCAGAGGTCAGCTGCTGTGTTAAATACTTCTTGTTCGGATTCAACATCATATTTTGG TTGCTGGGAGCTGCATTCCTGAGTATTGGACTTTGGGCCTGGGCAGAAAAG GGAGTGCTGTCAAACATTTCCTCCATCACAGATCTGGGCGGCTTCGACCCTGTCTGGCTCTTCATTGTTGTAGGAGGGGTGATGTTCATCCTCGGATTTGCCGGATGCATCGGTGCACTCCGGGAGAACACATTCCTGCTCAAATTT TTTTCGGTGTTTTTGGGCCTCATCTTTTTCCTGGAGCTCACAGCTGGCATTTTAGCTTTTGTGTTTAAAGATTGGATCAAAGACCAGCTGAACTTCTTCATCAACAACAATGTTAAAGCATATCGGGATGACATTGACCTCCAGAACCTCATTGACTTTGCTCAAGAATAT TGGTCATGTTGTGGTGCTCATGGGCCGAATGACTGGAACCTGAACATCTATTTCAACTGCACCGACTCCAACCCCAGCCGGGAAAGGTGTGGGGTTCCCTTCTCCTGTTGTGTCAAAGACCCCGCT GAGGATGTCCTGAATACACAATGTGGCTATGATGTGCGGCTTCAAGGG gAGTTGGATCAGCAGAAGTACATTTATACAAAGGGCTGTGTGGGGCAGTTTGAAAAGTGGCTTCAGGATAATCTGATCATCGTTGCTGGGATTTTTGTGGGGATTGCATTATTACAG aTTTTTGGGATATGTCTGGCTCAAAACCTGGTGAGTGACATCAGAGCAGTCAAAGCCAACTGGTGA